One stretch of Desulfobulbaceae bacterium DNA includes these proteins:
- a CDS encoding PilZ domain-containing protein, protein MTENSQHSSAVQEDERRQHSRLDRTSTIRYQPLQHLASQGEMKAAELCDFSGGGIRFLTDEPLPKNEQLVIELHFTGWSEKDDDWIRTGNDNDVGNLNAIGAVMWCSKSKEATGRYEIGLRFTGRLR, encoded by the coding sequence ATGACTGAAAACAGTCAACATAGCAGTGCAGTGCAAGAAGACGAACGGCGGCAGCACAGTCGCCTGGACCGCACATCAACTATCCGGTATCAGCCCCTGCAACATCTTGCCTCCCAAGGCGAGATGAAGGCGGCTGAACTCTGCGACTTCAGTGGAGGCGGTATCAGGTTTTTAACCGACGAGCCGCTTCCCAAAAATGAGCAGCTCGTTATCGAACTTCATTTCACTGGTTGGTCGGAGAAGGATGATGATTGGATCAGAACAGGAAATGATAACGATGTGGGCAACCTGAATGCCATCGGCGCTGTAATGTGGTGTTCTAAAAGCAAGGAAGCAACGGGCAGATATGAGATCGGTCTCCGATTCACCGGACGGCTGCGTTAA
- the ccsB gene encoding c-type cytochrome biogenesis protein CcsB, with the protein MNSSQLLGFTTMAYLFASFVYIGLFIFRAEKLGIIATLMTVGAVLAQTTGLALRWIESYQMGYGHAPLSNMYESLVVFSWTTGIFYLWLEWKFKNRTIGAFAVPFAFFSMAYASFAPEISSEISPLVPALQSNWLLAHVMTCFVGYAAFAVACGIGIMYLVKNRSEESNKGKKAEVGGLIASMPSLRILDDIIYKCIVFGFVWLSAGIITGAIWANESWGTYWSWDPKETWSLITWFIYAAAIHARFTKGWGGKRIAWIAILGLLSVLFTYYGVNFWLSGLHSYGSS; encoded by the coding sequence ATGAACAGCAGCCAGCTACTTGGATTTACAACGATGGCGTATTTATTTGCGTCTTTTGTTTACATTGGGCTCTTTATTTTTCGTGCCGAAAAACTTGGAATTATTGCCACCCTTATGACAGTTGGCGCCGTTCTGGCGCAGACCACCGGACTGGCCCTGCGCTGGATTGAATCCTATCAGATGGGTTACGGCCACGCACCTCTGTCTAATATGTATGAATCCCTGGTTGTATTTTCCTGGACCACGGGTATCTTCTACCTCTGGCTTGAGTGGAAGTTTAAAAATCGAACCATAGGCGCTTTTGCCGTGCCTTTTGCCTTTTTTAGCATGGCCTATGCCTCTTTTGCCCCAGAGATCAGCTCAGAGATATCACCCCTTGTTCCTGCATTGCAGAGCAATTGGCTTTTGGCTCACGTAATGACCTGTTTTGTAGGCTATGCGGCCTTTGCTGTCGCTTGTGGAATTGGCATTATGTATCTGGTTAAAAACCGCAGTGAGGAGTCGAACAAAGGTAAAAAAGCTGAGGTGGGTGGCCTGATAGCCTCGATGCCAAGTCTTCGCATACTTGATGATATTATTTACAAGTGTATCGTTTTTGGCTTTGTCTGGCTGAGCGCTGGTATTATTACAGGCGCCATCTGGGCAAACGAGTCATGGGGAACCTATTGGAGTTGGGACCCTAAGGAAACGTGGTCTCTGATCACCTGGTTCATTTATGCAGCAGCCATACACGCCCGTTTCACAAAGGGCTGGGGCGGTAAGCGTATCGCCTGGATTGCAATCCTCGGTCTCTTAAGTGTTCTTTTCACCTATTACGGCGTTAATTTTTGGCTTTCAGGTTTGCATAGTTACGGATCCTCTTAA
- a CDS encoding cytochrome c biogenesis protein ResB, with translation MEKKKGNIVWNFFASVKLALFTLFILAAASIIGTLVPQNDTPAKYIELYGPGLAKAFKMLAFDDMYSSWWFTGMLILFSLNLVVCTIERLPHIWKIVVLDNLATTTADRLQKMAERKNYSLQGAPELAITTVQEIMEKAGWKTQSAEKDGGTLLFSQKGAWTRLGVIIVHVSILVIFVGSLIGNFFGFKASVLLPEGSSTDKVYASTDAHEPIPLDGFTVRCDQFDMTYYDTGMVRDYISKLTVTNDDNSSFTQTIEVNHPLQYKGLTFYQSSYQAIEGQFSARITNDSTNKDQLFTLVPRREQKWREEGVTFGITNISGPDMRRQYRYKIWFSDGKAGPSEFWANEGTVVTVKRPETNYSFSVKPRFATGLQVVKDPGVWTVYIGCTLMLIGLVVIFYLSHRRVWVFISKDDSDKTNILVAGLSNKNKIGFENNMTALYEEFEGSSLIELKNS, from the coding sequence ATGGAAAAGAAAAAGGGCAACATAGTTTGGAATTTTTTTGCTTCGGTTAAACTAGCTCTCTTTACGCTATTTATCCTTGCTGCGGCATCAATCATAGGCACACTCGTCCCCCAAAACGATACGCCAGCGAAATATATTGAGCTATACGGCCCCGGCCTGGCGAAAGCATTTAAAATGCTTGCCTTTGACGATATGTACTCATCCTGGTGGTTCACAGGCATGCTGATTCTCTTCTCGCTCAACCTCGTTGTCTGTACGATTGAACGCCTTCCCCACATTTGGAAAATAGTTGTTTTAGACAACCTTGCCACCACCACTGCTGATCGCTTACAAAAGATGGCTGAGCGTAAAAACTATTCATTACAAGGTGCTCCGGAACTAGCAATAACCACTGTTCAGGAAATCATGGAAAAAGCCGGCTGGAAGACGCAATCAGCCGAGAAAGATGGCGGAACTCTTTTGTTTTCTCAAAAAGGGGCATGGACACGCCTCGGCGTAATAATTGTCCATGTTAGTATCCTAGTCATTTTTGTAGGCTCTCTGATCGGTAATTTTTTTGGTTTTAAGGCCAGTGTCTTGCTTCCTGAGGGCAGTTCAACGGATAAAGTATACGCCTCCACTGATGCCCACGAGCCGATTCCCTTAGATGGCTTTACGGTAAGGTGCGACCAGTTTGACATGACCTATTATGATACAGGCATGGTTAGAGATTACATATCAAAACTGACTGTAACTAATGATGACAACTCATCGTTCACTCAGACTATTGAAGTCAACCACCCTCTACAGTACAAAGGCCTGACATTTTACCAATCAAGCTATCAGGCAATCGAGGGTCAGTTTTCGGCTCGCATTACCAATGACAGTACAAATAAGGATCAGCTCTTTACTCTTGTGCCACGACGTGAACAAAAATGGCGTGAAGAAGGTGTTACCTTTGGCATCACTAACATATCCGGCCCAGACATGAGGCGACAGTACCGCTATAAAATCTGGTTTTCAGACGGTAAGGCCGGCCCATCAGAGTTCTGGGCAAATGAAGGAACCGTAGTTACCGTTAAGAGGCCGGAAACAAACTACTCTTTTTCAGTCAAACCTCGGTTTGCCACTGGTCTTCAGGTTGTTAAAGACCCCGGCGTCTGGACTGTCTATATAGGTTGCACATTGATGCTTATTGGCCTTGTCGTTATTTTTTATCTTTCACACCGCAGAGTGTGGGTTTTCATCTCAAAAGATGATTCTGATAAAACCAACATTTTAGTAGCAGGATTAAGTAATAAGAACAAAATTGGTTTTGAGAATAACATGACGGCATTGTACGAAGAGTTTGAAGGCAGCTCTTTAATTGAATTGAAAAACTCATAA
- a CDS encoding nitroreductase family protein — protein sequence MNPKLEAIFSRRSVRKYQDKAVPDEMITDLLEAAMAAPSAVAKDPWHFVVVKKKETLNAIADVLPSAQMLRQATAAVIACGDINKANIQAESYLLQDVSAAVENILIAANILGLGTCWLGIHPRQDRLAGINNIFNFPDTVIPMCGIAIGWPAEQPKPRTRYNRERVHLEKW from the coding sequence ATGAATCCTAAACTGGAAGCTATTTTTTCAAGACGAAGTGTTCGAAAGTACCAGGATAAAGCAGTTCCTGACGAGATGATTACGGATCTGCTTGAGGCAGCGATGGCTGCCCCGTCAGCTGTTGCCAAAGACCCGTGGCATTTTGTTGTTGTGAAAAAAAAAGAGACATTGAATGCCATTGCTGATGTTCTACCCAGTGCCCAAATGCTGCGGCAGGCTACTGCAGCAGTTATTGCCTGTGGAGACATCAACAAGGCTAACATACAGGCTGAATCCTACTTGCTGCAGGATGTTAGCGCTGCGGTAGAGAACATTCTTATCGCGGCAAATATCCTGGGTCTTGGGACATGCTGGTTGGGCATTCACCCCAGACAGGACCGTCTGGCTGGAATTAACAACATTTTTAACTTCCCAGACACTGTTATACCGATGTGTGGTATTGCAATTGGCTGGCCGGCAGAACAGCCGAAGCCTCGTACTCGCTACAACAGAGAGAGGGTGCACCTGGAAAAATGGTAA